CATCTGGCTCTATGTTTCGGTGACCGGCGTCATCGTCTATCTGATGGCCTTTCACCTCTTCCCGCCAGCTGCCGCTCAACCGGTTACGGGGTCCGTGCCTGCGGTAAGCGATGGACGAACCACAGCAGCGTCGTGAACAGGATCATGGCTCCGGCCTGGTGGGTCACCGCCAGGCCGATGGGTACCACCAGCAGCAAAGTGGCGATGCCCAACCCGACCTGAACCAGCGCCACGATCAACAGGAGGTGGAGTATGCCCCGGCTCAGAGGTGAAAGGGCTTCCCGCCGGCCCTTCATCCACAGGGCCAAAACCCCCAGAAAGGTGGAGACTGCCAGAAAACGATGGTCCCACTGTACCGTGGGGATGTTTTCGAAGAAGTTGCGCCAGAGCGGGCTCAGGTCCAGAAATCCTGCCGGAATCAGTCGCCCATCCATCAGGGGGAAGGTGTTGTAGGTCAAACCCGCCTTGAGCCCCGCCACCAGCCCACCCGAAAAGACGGTCACCATGGCCAGTGCCAGCATGGCCCAGGCGAAGCGCGCCAGTGAGGCGCTGCCGCTTCCCTGGGAACTGCCCACCTCGCCGAACCAGAGCGAGAGCCCGACCCAGAACATGTAGGCGAAGATGATGAAGGCCATGCAGAGGTGGATGGCCAATCGGTATTGGCTGACATGGGGGTCGTTGACCAGCCCGCTGGCCACCATCAGCCAGCCCACCAGACCCTGAAGCCCCCCCAGAAGGAACATGGTCAGCAGCTTGGGAGTCATGCCCGGCTGGATGCGCCCCTTTTTCCAGAAGTAGAGGAAGGGCAGCAGAAAGACGATGCCGATCAGGCGACCCAGCAGGCGATGAATGTACTCCAGCCAGAAGATGCCCTTGAAATCGTGGACATCCATGTGGGTATTGACCTTCCGGTACTCCGGCGTCTGTTGATACTGGGCGAACATCTCCTCCCAGGCTTCTTCGGAGAGCGGGGGCAACGCCCCCTTCACCGGTTCCCAGGTCACCATGGAAAGGCCTGAACCGGTCAGGCGGGTCATGCCGCCCAACACCACCATGCCGAAGACCAGCACACAGCAGACGAAGAGCCAGGCGGCCATCTGCCGATCCCGAGGGTGCAATCCGGTAGTCATGGGTGTTTCACTCCTTCGACGTATCGCTCAATCCTGTTTGATCGGATCCCATTTGGCCGCGGGGCTGCCCCGCAGATAGTCGTACCAACCCAGGGCCATGCCCAGATTGCCCAGACAGAAGTACCAGGCCATGGCGCAGAGTTTGCCCACCTTGCCGCGCCGGCCTCCCGAAAGGGCATGGCAGGCCGCCGCCGCGTACACTGACAGCAGAGGCAGAGCCCCCACCCAAAATAGGGCGGAGAGCCCTGTCCCGATCAGGGTGAAAAGGGTCAGCAACAGCAGAAACAAGGGCATCAGGCGACGCAGCACCTTGTTGATCAGCAATTGGACGGCAAAAGCCCCGTAGCGCCAGGGCAGCAGCAGGGGCCAGCATAAAAAAATGCCCCGCAGGCTGGAAGAGACGATGCGCCGTCGCCGCAGCCTTTCGTGGCGATCCCCCCGTGAGGGCAGTGGCACCCGCACACGGGCTTCGGGTTCGAAGAGAAATCGCCCGCCGAGCAGACGGGCCGCCAGACAGATGAAGAGATCGTCCGCGACAGCCTCCGGCAGGGGGCGAAACAGCTCCCTTCGCACGGCGTGCAGCTTGCCGTCGCTGCTGGCCAGCCCTCCCAATCGGGACTCCCAGCCCTTGATGGCGCTGTCGAGATCGATATAGCGGCTTTGGGCCGCGTGCAGATGACCCTGTTCCCCGATGACGCGCTGGCCGCACACCCCACCGACGGCGGGATCGGCAAACCAGCGCAGCAGCTTTTTCAGCGCCTCGGGCTCCAGCAGGCCGTCCACGTCCGAAAAACAGAGGATGGCCCCCGTGGCCATTTCGACCGCCTCGTTGAGGCAGGCAATCTTGCCACGATGCCGGGGATTTGCCAATACGACAAGACCCGGCTGCGGCGTCAACAGGGTCTCCCCGCCATCTTCGGATCCGTCGGAGCAGAAGAGAATCTGCAGCTTCTCCCGAGGGTAGTCGAGTTGCAGGCAATTGCGCTGTTTGGCCTCCAGCAGGGGCCGGGCGTTACGAAACACCACCACCAGGCTCACCGTGGGCCAAGGCTCCGTGGCATCGGGAACCACCGGACGTCTGCCGAAGAGCCGGGCCATGCCCCCCAGCAACAACGGATAGATCACCACGGGCAGAAGCAGCAGAAAGGCCATCCCCCCGCAAAGCCCCGCCAGCAACAAAACCGCGCCCTCCCCGGTCATCTCGCCTCCCGCAAACAGCGGAATCCTGTTAGAATGGGGCCTTCCGGTTTTTCATCCCCTTGTACGACAGGCCTCGCCGTGGACTCGCCCTATCTCTCCGTCATCGTGCCCGGCCTGAATGTGGCTGCCACCCTGGAAGCCTGTCTGGCCTCCGTGAGCGCCGCCCTGCCACCGGGAGAGACTGCGGAGGTTCTCTTCGCCGACGGCGGTTCGCAAGACGATTCCCCCGCCATCGCCGCACGGGCTGGCAGTCGCCTCGTTTCCGTCAGCTTTCCCCGGGGTTTTCGCATCAGCCGCCTGCGCAATCAAGGGGCAGCCCAGGCACACGGGGAGTTGCTCTGTTTTCTGGACGCGGACATGACCCTGCCCCCGGAGGCTTTGAGCCTGGCCTGCGGACGCTTCCGCCAGGGCTTCGACGGCCTGCTGGCCTTTCAGGACCAGGCCCCGCCGCATACCTCCTGGGTCGGGCGGGTCTGGGGAGCCCGCGACCTGTTGCCGCAAGGGGAGGTCGTCTCCGCCCGGCAACTGCCGGGGCGAAACCTCTTCATTCGCCGGGTGCGTTTTCAGCAACTGGGCGGCTTCTCCGAAGAGCTGCCCACCGGGGAGGACAAGGCTTTCAGCGTGGCGGCCCGTCAAGCGGGTCTGCCGGTGCTGCGCTCCGCCGAAACCACCCTGATCCATCATGGCGCGGAAGGCTCCCTGGGCGAGTTCCTGGGCAAGGAGTACTGGCGTCAAAGCCATGCCCTGGGGCAACTGGCCACCCTGGGTCTCTCCCCGCGCACCCTGCGTCAACCCCTCTTCGCCTTGTGGCATCTGCTGCTGCCCCCGGCGACGGTCCTGCTGCTGCCCTTTTCTCCGACTGCGGCCCTGCTTCTCCTGCTGCTTTGGCCCCTGCCGGCGCTCCTCTCCACCGCCGTCTTCTTTCGTCGCGCCAGGGTGGCCTTTTGGCCGCTGGCCGCCCTCAATTTCCTGCGCTGGTCGGTGGCCGGCGTCGCGCTGGCCGGAGAAGTGCGGCATCGGTTCCGGGGGAGCGGCCCGTGAGCGAAAACAGCCTGGTCTCCCGACTGGCTCGCTACGCCGCCGGTCAGCTCTTCCAACGTATCATCCGCCTGGCCAACGCCTATATCAAGCCGCGATTCCTCGATCCCGTGCAGATCGGTCTGTGGAACGGGCTCAACCTCATTCCCACCTACGCCGCCTTCTCCCATCTGGGGGCGTTGCAGACCCTGCGCCTGCGCATTCCCGAACTGCTCGCCGAGGGGCGGGAGGAAGAGCGCCTGCGCCTGCAAACCACCGCCTATTGGGGCACCCTCTATCCCAGCCTGCTCATCGCCCTGGGGGCCTTCCTGGCAGGTCTCTTTCCGACCCTGGAGGAGATCATCCGCCACGGTCTGTGGACCATGGCCATCGCCGTGCTGATGGGTTGGTACACCCAGTACCAGTTGACCCTGTGCAAAGGGGAGCAGCTTTTCGAAATCATCACCCGCTCCAACTACATCGGCTCCTGGAGTACCCTGCTGCTGGGCTTGCCCGCCATCGTCCTCCTGGGCATGGAAGGGGTCTACCTCTCCTTCCTGGCATCGCAACTGCTCACCCTCCTCTATTTGCGGCGGGTCCACCCGTTGCACCACCGGGGGGGGCCGAGCCGAAGCCTCTTCTTCTCCCTGGTGAAGGAGGGCTGGCCCCTGCTGCTCTTCGGCATCGCCCTGACCCTGATCACCACCCTGGATCGATTCATCATCCTGGCCAAACTGGGCACCGAGGCCCTGGGCTTCTACGCCCTGGCGCTCACCGCTTCCGGCTTCCTGCTGCAAATTCCCATGGCCACACGGGAGATTCTGGAACCTCAACTCATGGCCATGCTGGCCAAACACCCTCCCACCCGGATCTGGGACGAACACTACTACCGCCCCCTGATCAACACCGCCTTCTACTATCCGCTGATTGCCGCCCCGGTCATCTTTCTGGCGGAGCCGGTGCTGGCCCTGATCCTGCCCAAATTCACCCCAAGCGCCACCTCCGCCGCCATTCTGGCGGCAGGCTCCTGGTTTCTGGCCCTCTCCTTCGTCTCCCGGGGCATGCTGGGCGCTTTGCGGCTGCAGTTGCGGGCCCTGCCCATCCTGTTCGCCGCCCTGCTCTGTCACGCCTCCCTGAGTCTTTTCCTCATCGACCGGGGGCTGGGCATCGAAGGGGTCGCCCTCTCCGCCAGCCTGGCCTTCGCTCTGCTCTTTCTGGGCCTGACCTTTTTTCTGGGACGCCGCACCCCCTTCAACCGCCGGGAAGAGGCCCGCCGTCTGCTCGCCATCGGCGTCGCACCCCTGGTCACTCTGCCGGCGATTCCGCTGGCCAAGGGCTATCTGGCCTCGCCGTGGCTGCAGGCCGCCCTTTACACCGCGGGTCTCGTCCTGCTGATCCAGATTTCAAGCCGCTTCAGCCCCCTGTTGAAACCCCTGCGACAACCTGCCCGAAAGAACCTGCCGTGAACATCGACCTCTCCTTTCACGGCCTGGCCCACATCGCGGGCCGCGATTTGCCGCCTTTTCTGGGGGAGACCCTGCGTCACCACTGGAGCCACTTCCTGGTGAGCGCCCCGGCGCGGCTGCCCACGGAAACCATTCGCCTGGAAACCCTGCCCCCTCACCACCCCCTGGCGGGCGAAACCCTGGCCGATCTGCCCTGGCGTCCCTTTCACCTGCTGGACCGCCCGCCACAGGCCGAGGAACCCCTGCGGCTCTTCTATCGCAACCAACTGGATCTGCTGGTCTATTTCGGCCCGGAAGAGTTCCGCGTGCTGTGCGCCCCCCGACCGGGCATCGGCGGCAAACTGCTGGATCTGCTGCAGTTTCTCCTGCAACTCCTCCTGGCCCGCCGCAAGTCCCTGATCGGCCACGGCTCGGTGGTGGCCAAAGAGGGGCGCTGCCTGCTGATCACCGGCCTCGAAGACACCAAAAAGACCCTGCTGATGCTGGAGTTCCTGCGTCATGGCTGGGATTTCCTGGCCGACGACAAGTTCATTCTGCACGAGGGGGAGATTCTCTTCTACCGTCAGGTGATCCCCCTGCGGCTGCACCACTTCACCTTTCTGCCCTGGCTCAACGAACGTCTGAAGGCCGACGCCTTCCTGCGTCGCGCCCGAAGCCACCGCGCCATGCAGCGGTTGGGCCGCTCCCTGCCCAAGCCGCTGATGCCCCTGGTGGAACGCCTCTTTCCCGATCCCAGCCTCGATCTGCCCATGGAACGGCTCTTCCCCAAAACCCGGCTGCTGCAACGCGCCCGCCCCACGGAGCTGATCCTGCTGGTCCATGGGGCCGCTTTCGGTC
This sequence is a window from Magnetococcales bacterium. Protein-coding genes within it:
- a CDS encoding COX15/CtaA family protein, whose translation is MTTGLHPRDRQMAAWLFVCCVLVFGMVVLGGMTRLTGSGLSMVTWEPVKGALPPLSEEAWEEMFAQYQQTPEYRKVNTHMDVHDFKGIFWLEYIHRLLGRLIGIVFLLPFLYFWKKGRIQPGMTPKLLTMFLLGGLQGLVGWLMVASGLVNDPHVSQYRLAIHLCMAFIIFAYMFWVGLSLWFGEVGSSQGSGSASLARFAWAMLALAMVTVFSGGLVAGLKAGLTYNTFPLMDGRLIPAGFLDLSPLWRNFFENIPTVQWDHRFLAVSTFLGVLALWMKGRREALSPLSRGILHLLLIVALVQVGLGIATLLLVVPIGLAVTHQAGAMILFTTLLWFVHRLPQARTP
- a CDS encoding glycosyltransferase, giving the protein MTGEGAVLLLAGLCGGMAFLLLLPVVIYPLLLGGMARLFGRRPVVPDATEPWPTVSLVVVFRNARPLLEAKQRNCLQLDYPREKLQILFCSDGSEDGGETLLTPQPGLVVLANPRHRGKIACLNEAVEMATGAILCFSDVDGLLEPEALKKLLRWFADPAVGGVCGQRVIGEQGHLHAAQSRYIDLDSAIKGWESRLGGLASSDGKLHAVRRELFRPLPEAVADDLFICLAARLLGGRFLFEPEARVRVPLPSRGDRHERLRRRRIVSSSLRGIFLCWPLLLPWRYGAFAVQLLINKVLRRLMPLFLLLLTLFTLIGTGLSALFWVGALPLLSVYAAAACHALSGGRRGKVGKLCAMAWYFCLGNLGMALGWYDYLRGSPAAKWDPIKQD
- a CDS encoding glycosyltransferase; the protein is MDSPYLSVIVPGLNVAATLEACLASVSAALPPGETAEVLFADGGSQDDSPAIAARAGSRLVSVSFPRGFRISRLRNQGAAQAHGELLCFLDADMTLPPEALSLACGRFRQGFDGLLAFQDQAPPHTSWVGRVWGARDLLPQGEVVSARQLPGRNLFIRRVRFQQLGGFSEELPTGEDKAFSVAARQAGLPVLRSAETTLIHHGAEGSLGEFLGKEYWRQSHALGQLATLGLSPRTLRQPLFALWHLLLPPATVLLLPFSPTAALLLLLLWPLPALLSTAVFFRRARVAFWPLAALNFLRWSVAGVALAGEVRHRFRGSGP
- a CDS encoding oligosaccharide flippase family protein — its product is MSENSLVSRLARYAAGQLFQRIIRLANAYIKPRFLDPVQIGLWNGLNLIPTYAAFSHLGALQTLRLRIPELLAEGREEERLRLQTTAYWGTLYPSLLIALGAFLAGLFPTLEEIIRHGLWTMAIAVLMGWYTQYQLTLCKGEQLFEIITRSNYIGSWSTLLLGLPAIVLLGMEGVYLSFLASQLLTLLYLRRVHPLHHRGGPSRSLFFSLVKEGWPLLLFGIALTLITTLDRFIILAKLGTEALGFYALALTASGFLLQIPMATREILEPQLMAMLAKHPPTRIWDEHYYRPLINTAFYYPLIAAPVIFLAEPVLALILPKFTPSATSAAILAAGSWFLALSFVSRGMLGALRLQLRALPILFAALLCHASLSLFLIDRGLGIEGVALSASLAFALLFLGLTFFLGRRTPFNRREEARRLLAIGVAPLVTLPAIPLAKGYLASPWLQAALYTAGLVLLIQISSRFSPLLKPLRQPARKNLP